The sequence below is a genomic window from Candidatus Binataceae bacterium.
TTGGTCGACCAGATCGATCGCGCGGACGCGGTTGACCCTTCTGAAGGGATGTTGCGACTCGCCCGTTCTTTGCCCGCAGGCGACGACCCAAAGATCCGGTGGGTATCAGCGCGAATCGAAGAGGCGGAGCTTAGTCCTCCTTATGGACTGATAGTCGCTGCGGCGAGCATCCACTGGATGGAACTGGATCGCGTGCTGCCTCGATTTAAGGAAAGTCTGGCAGACGGAGCTTTTCTGGCCGTGCTCGATGGTGATGCGCCGATCGACCCGCCGTGGGAAGGGGAGGCGACGCGATTCATGCTGGACTTCCTGGAGAGCATCGAAGGGGAGCGGCCTAAATGGTGGGCCACTGCGAGTCAGCGGCTGCGGCAACCGATACTCGACCATCCAACCTTTGAATGCGTGGGCACGGTGATTAGCAATCCAGTCTTAGTGGCGCAGAACATCA
It includes:
- a CDS encoding class I SAM-dependent methyltransferase, whose protein sequence is MADRRSYGARFASHRMAANYRFRPDYSSEVYDTLSVLLPARPRNLLDAGCGPGKIVRGLVDQIDRADAVDPSEGMLRLARSLPAGDDPKIRWVSARIEEAELSPPYGLIVAAASIHWMELDRVLPRFKESLADGAFLAVLDGDAPIDPPWEGEATRFMLDFLESIEGERPKWWATASQRLRQPILDHPTFECVGTVISNPVLVAQNITDFLRCEHSRSTWSEDHLGEKASAQFDEGLRKVLTPFASDGTLTFS